The window ATGCAGTTCAACGCCGCCCACCGGCTGCACAACGCGAAGAAATCGGACGAGTGGAATGTCGCGACCTTCGGCAAGTGTAACAGTCCGAACTGGCACGGACACAACTATACGTTGGAGATTACGGTTGCCGGCGAACCGAACCCTGACACGGGCTATGT is drawn from Rhodothermales bacterium and contains these coding sequences:
- a CDS encoding 6-carboxytetrahydropterin synthase, which translates into the protein MAKVYITRKMQFNAAHRLHNAKKSDEWNVATFGKCNSPNWHGHNYTLEITVAGEPNPDTGYV